In the Elioraea tepida genome, one interval contains:
- a CDS encoding MFS transporter, translating into MPPLPPRQLAAYAAPAFPLAILGLPLNVYVPTFWGDSMGLGLTTVGLVLFATRLLDVVTDPLIGLLSDRTRGRLGRRRPWAVAALPIAAPAVWLLFVPPAGAGAMHLFITASLVYLGWTMLNITHTAWGAELSPEYHQRTRINAWREAATLSGIVVSALVPAVITGGIAEDLRALAIVTLGLALPAFALLFAFVPDPPAPVRPLQPRDFGTTFAPLVGNAPFRRLLLAWVTNGMANGLPASLFLLVVTHLLEADDKAGPLLLAYFLAGILAVPVWTRLSAHLGKHRAWCAAMLWASFVFAFVPLLGPGDWLPFLAISIFSGASLGADLALPPAIQADVVDLDRIATGEGRAGLLFAVSSMAQKLGNAAAVGAGLPLLEVLGFRAAPEGATGLGALVGLYCAAPVTLKLLAVALMWSFPLDAAAQARLRAQLGSGG; encoded by the coding sequence GTGCCGCCGCTTCCACCCAGGCAGCTTGCGGCGTATGCCGCGCCGGCCTTCCCTCTTGCGATCCTGGGCCTGCCGCTGAACGTCTATGTGCCGACCTTCTGGGGCGACTCGATGGGGCTTGGGCTTACCACCGTCGGCCTTGTGTTGTTCGCCACCCGGCTTCTCGATGTCGTGACAGACCCGCTGATCGGCCTGCTCTCGGACCGCACGCGGGGCCGTCTCGGACGACGCCGCCCCTGGGCGGTCGCCGCGTTGCCGATCGCGGCTCCAGCCGTGTGGCTGCTGTTTGTTCCGCCCGCCGGCGCAGGCGCTATGCACCTCTTCATCACGGCCAGCCTCGTCTATCTGGGCTGGACCATGCTCAACATCACCCACACCGCCTGGGGCGCCGAGCTGTCGCCTGAGTATCACCAGCGTACTCGCATCAACGCTTGGCGCGAGGCGGCAACTCTCTCGGGAATCGTTGTCTCCGCCCTCGTGCCGGCGGTCATCACCGGTGGAATCGCGGAAGACCTCCGCGCGCTGGCCATTGTCACGCTGGGGCTCGCGCTTCCGGCCTTCGCTCTTCTGTTCGCCTTCGTTCCCGATCCGCCGGCTCCCGTTCGCCCCCTACAGCCGCGAGACTTTGGCACCACGTTCGCGCCGCTGGTCGGCAACGCGCCGTTCCGACGCCTTCTTCTCGCCTGGGTGACCAATGGCATGGCCAATGGCCTGCCAGCCTCCTTGTTCCTTCTGGTGGTCACACATCTGCTCGAAGCGGACGACAAGGCCGGACCGCTCCTGCTCGCGTATTTTCTCGCTGGAATCCTTGCTGTTCCTGTCTGGACGCGGCTCTCCGCTCACCTTGGCAAGCACCGAGCCTGGTGCGCGGCGATGCTCTGGGCCTCGTTCGTGTTCGCGTTCGTCCCGCTGCTCGGGCCCGGAGACTGGCTGCCATTCCTCGCGATCTCGATCTTCTCAGGGGCGTCGCTCGGTGCCGACCTTGCTCTTCCTCCGGCGATCCAGGCCGATGTCGTCGACCTAGATCGGATCGCCACAGGTGAGGGGCGCGCCGGCCTCCTCTTCGCGGTGTCCTCGATGGCCCAGAAGCTCGGGAACGCGGCGGCTGTGGGTGCCGGTCTGCCCCTCCTTGAAGTGCTTGGCTTCCGAGCCGCACCAGAAGGAGCCACAGGGCTCGGCGCGCTCGTCGGCCTCTATTGCGCCGCCCCGGTGACGCTGAAGCTGCTCGCGGTTGCGCTCATGTGGAGTTTCCCGCTGGACGCCGCCGCCCAGGCACGGCTCAGGGCACAACTTGGATCAGGGGGATGA
- a CDS encoding IS5 family transposase: MSVPFLLTPAQMRRIRPHVPLSHGIPRVDDRRVLSGIIFVIRGGLRWRDAPPGYGPHKTLYNRFVRWSVQPHLRRPRRRGRRARPPNHRQHAPEGPPHRGQPPQKGAPDRCIGRTKGGLNAKLHAVCDSQGRPVVMMLSAGQMNDQKGANILAPLLPPARELIADRGYDSTPFRAALAERGIAACIPTKKNRKQPIPYDKALYRQRHRIEIAFRRLKDFRRIATRYDQCATIFFGAITLAAIVTFWLGQ, encoded by the coding sequence ATGTCCGTCCCGTTTCTGCTCACCCCGGCGCAGATGCGGCGCATCCGGCCGCACGTCCCGCTCTCGCACGGCATCCCGCGCGTGGACGACCGGCGCGTGCTGAGCGGCATCATCTTCGTCATCCGGGGCGGCCTGCGCTGGCGCGACGCCCCGCCGGGCTACGGCCCGCACAAGACCCTCTACAACCGCTTCGTCCGCTGGAGTGTTCAGCCGCATCTTCGCCGCCCTCGCCGGCGAGGCCGGCGAGCCCGACCGCCTAATCATCGACAGCACGCACCTGAAGGCCCACCGCACCGCGGCCAGCCTCCTCAAAAGGGGGCGCCTGATCGGTGCATCGGCAGAACCAAGGGCGGGCTGAACGCCAAGCTCCACGCCGTCTGCGACAGCCAAGGCCGCCCCGTCGTCATGATGCTCTCCGCCGGGCAGATGAACGACCAGAAGGGCGCCAACATCCTCGCCCCACTCCTGCCGCCGGCGCGCGAGCTGATCGCTGACCGCGGCTACGACAGCACCCCGTTCCGCGCCGCGCTCGCCGAGCGTGGCATCGCCGCATGCATCCCGACCAAGAAGAACCGCAAGCAGCCCATCCCCTACGACAAGGCGCTCTATCGTCAGCGCCACCGCATCGAGATCGCCTTCCGCCGCCTCAAGGATTTCCGACGCATCGCCACCCGCTACGACCAATGCGCCACCATCTTCTTCGGCGCCATCACCCTCGCCGCCATCGTCACCTTCTGGCTCGGACAATGA
- a CDS encoding DUF3833 domain-containing protein produces the protein MARLIRAMIAGLGAMLLLAGCGGGMRIDDFAAGKPELRLEQFFSGKTRAAGLFEDRFGKVRRTFVVDIVGTWDGTTLTLDEDFTYNDGEKQRRIWRLTRTGDRLWEGRADDVIGVAIGREAGNAFQFSYRINLKVGDSLWEVRFDDWMFRIDEETVLNTARVYRWGIWIGTVQLAFRRLPA, from the coding sequence ATGGCAAGGCTGATCCGCGCCATGATCGCCGGCCTTGGCGCAATGCTGCTGCTTGCAGGATGCGGAGGCGGAATGAGAATCGACGATTTCGCTGCCGGAAAGCCGGAACTGAGGCTCGAGCAATTCTTTTCGGGAAAGACGCGCGCCGCCGGCCTGTTCGAGGACCGATTCGGAAAGGTCCGCCGCACTTTTGTGGTCGACATCGTTGGTACCTGGGACGGCACTACCCTCACACTAGATGAGGACTTCACCTACAATGACGGAGAGAAGCAGCGGCGCATCTGGCGACTGACACGGACTGGAGACCGTTTGTGGGAAGGCAGGGCGGATGACGTGATCGGCGTAGCCATCGGCCGCGAAGCAGGTAACGCTTTTCAGTTTTCTTACCGGATCAATCTCAAGGTAGGCGACAGCTTGTGGGAGGTGCGATTTGACGACTGGATGTTCCGTATCGACGAAGAGACTGTGCTGAATACCGCCCGCGTCTATCGCTGGGGGATCTGGATCGGCACGGTGCAGCTCGCCTTCCGCCGCCTTCCCGCATGA
- the radC gene encoding RadC family protein: MLLYFAMPRGDTKPLAKALINRYGSFANVLAAPKQALLETRGLGVHSVAALKLVQAAALRLAQGEVIERPILDTWNRLLEYLTAAMAREKTEVFRVLFLDSKNRLIAAEALARGTVNHTPFYPREVLKRALDLHATALILVHNHPSGDPSPSWADIEITRMVKEAAAVLSVTLHDHLIIGNGRWLSFRSEGIL, from the coding sequence ATGCTGCTCTATTTTGCTATGCCAAGGGGCGACACCAAGCCGCTCGCGAAGGCGCTCATAAACCGCTACGGCAGTTTCGCCAATGTTCTTGCTGCACCGAAGCAGGCTTTGCTAGAGACCAGAGGGCTCGGCGTGCACAGCGTGGCAGCGCTTAAGCTCGTTCAGGCGGCAGCGCTCAGGCTGGCGCAGGGTGAGGTGATAGAAAGACCAATTTTGGACACTTGGAATAGGCTACTCGAGTATCTGACGGCCGCGATGGCACGAGAGAAAACGGAAGTGTTCCGCGTACTTTTCCTTGACAGCAAGAACCGCCTGATTGCCGCTGAGGCGCTAGCTCGTGGCACAGTGAACCACACCCCTTTCTACCCTCGCGAGGTGCTCAAACGCGCGCTGGATCTACATGCCACTGCACTTATTCTCGTCCATAATCACCCTTCCGGTGACCCGAGCCCTAGCTGGGCGGACATTGAGATAACACGGATGGTCAAGGAGGCGGCAGCTGTGCTCTCGGTAACGCTGCATGATCACCTCATAATCGGCAACGGACGTTGGCTCAGCTTTCGGAGCGAGGGGATACTATAG
- a CDS encoding IS5 family transposase has protein sequence MSVLFLLTPAQMRRIRPHVPLSHGIPRVDDRRVLSGIIFVIRGGLRWRDAPPGYGPHKTLYNRFVRWSVQPHLRRPRRRGRRARPPNHRQHAPEGPPHRGQPPQKGAPDRCIGRTKGGLNAKLHAVCDSQGRPVVMMLSAGQMNDQKGANILAPLLPPARKLIADRGYDSTPFRAALAERGIAACIPTKKNRKQPIPYDKALYRQRHRIEIAFRRLKDWRRIATRYDQCATIFFGAITLAAIVTFWLGQSVLSLVE, from the coding sequence ATGTCCGTCCTGTTCCTGCTCACCCCGGCGCAGATGCGGCGCATCCGGCCGCACGTCCCGCTCTCGCACGGCATCCCGCGCGTGGACGACCGGCGCGTGCTGAGCGGCATCATCTTCGTCATCCGGGGCGGCCTGCGCTGGCGCGACGCCCCGCCGGGCTACGGCCCGCACAAGACCCTCTACAACCGCTTCGTCCGCTGGAGTGTTCAGCCGCATCTTCGCCGCCCTCGCCGGCGAGGCCGGCGAGCCCGACCGCCTAATCATCGACAGCACGCACCTGAAGGCCCACCGCACCGCGGCCAGCCTCCTCAAAAGGGGGCGCCTGATCGGTGCATCGGCAGAACCAAGGGCGGGCTGAACGCCAAGCTCCACGCCGTCTGCGACAGCCAAGGCCGCCCCGTCGTCATGATGCTCTCCGCCGGGCAGATGAACGACCAGAAGGGCGCCAACATCCTCGCCCCACTCCTGCCGCCGGCGCGCAAGCTGATCGCTGACCGCGGCTACGACAGCACCCCGTTCCGCGCCGCGCTCGCCGAGCGTGGCATCGCCGCATGCATCCCGACCAAGAAGAACCGCAAGCAGCCCATCCCCTACGACAAGGCGCTCTATCGTCAGCGCCACCGCATCGAGATCGCCTTCCGCCGCCTCAAGGATTGGCGACGCATCGCCACCCGCTACGACCAATGCGCCACCATCTTCTTCGGCGCCATCACCCTCGCCGCCATCGTCACCTTCTGGCTCGGCCAATCAGTCCTGAGCCTAGTAGAGTGA
- a CDS encoding DDE-type integrase/transposase/recombinase encodes MAGSVSPATGRAYGVARVCAVWGVPRSSFYLARQAAQGLAPARPTGRRGPKPAVPDTALRAAIRADLARSPWSGEGHRKVWARLRVRDGLRIARKRVLRLMRENALLSPHRARPRPADDHDRKIITDAPNVMWAIDGTQVATVRNSKVWLFATVEHWNAEALGWHVSKRGTRREALQAMGMAVRQQFGHLGRDAARGVQLRHDHGSCFMAEDFQNQTRA; translated from the coding sequence ATGGCCGGGTCGGTCTCTCCTGCCACCGGCCGCGCCTACGGCGTGGCGCGGGTGTGCGCGGTCTGGGGCGTGCCGCGATCATCGTTCTACCTGGCCCGGCAGGCGGCGCAGGGCTTGGCCCCCGCGCGGCCGACCGGCCGCCGCGGGCCGAAGCCCGCGGTTCCGGACACCGCCCTGCGGGCGGCGATCCGGGCCGACCTCGCCCGCTCGCCCTGGTCGGGCGAGGGCCATCGCAAGGTCTGGGCGCGGCTGCGCGTCCGGGACGGGCTGCGCATCGCGCGCAAGCGGGTGCTGCGGCTGATGCGCGAGAACGCCCTCCTGTCGCCACACCGCGCCCGCCCACGCCCCGCCGACGACCATGACCGGAAGATCATCACCGACGCGCCGAACGTGATGTGGGCCATCGACGGCACGCAGGTCGCCACGGTGCGCAACAGCAAGGTCTGGCTCTTCGCCACGGTGGAACACTGGAACGCGGAGGCGCTCGGCTGGCACGTCAGCAAGCGCGGCACGCGCCGCGAGGCGCTGCAGGCCATGGGCATGGCCGTGCGCCAGCAGTTCGGCCATCTCGGCCGCGACGCCGCCCGCGGCGTCCAGCTGCGCCATGATCACGGCAGCTGCTTCATGGCCGAGGACTTCCAGAACCAGACACGAGCCTAG
- a CDS encoding DUF1365 domain-containing protein: MSALSETPAVLYRMRVMHARHQPFHHRFEYRIWTLLIDIDRIEEVAAQSRLMTAESPGLVSFRCRDHGARDGSPLRPWVEAALARHGLDDCAARIRLLAMPRVAGYVFNPISIYFCDRSDGTPGAVLYEVKNTFGDQHSYLARLDGDAPWRHCAGKLLHVSPFFGMDCRYRFSLSVPGERFAIAIEQEDCAGALLLTATMNGRGVAMTDRALAAALLTLPFVTVKTIAAIHWEALKLWRKGARFHARPAPPDPPVSAAA; this comes from the coding sequence ATGAGTGCGCTTTCGGAGACGCCGGCCGTCCTGTACCGCATGCGCGTCATGCATGCGAGGCACCAGCCTTTCCATCACCGCTTCGAATACCGCATCTGGACGCTCCTGATCGATATCGACCGGATCGAGGAGGTCGCGGCGCAGTCGCGGCTAATGACAGCCGAGTCGCCTGGACTGGTATCCTTTCGATGTCGTGACCATGGTGCGCGCGACGGCTCTCCCCTCCGGCCTTGGGTCGAGGCGGCGCTCGCCCGCCATGGGCTTGACGACTGTGCCGCCCGCATCCGCCTTCTCGCCATGCCTCGCGTCGCGGGATACGTGTTCAACCCGATTTCCATCTATTTTTGTGATAGGAGTGATGGAACCCCCGGGGCCGTGCTCTATGAGGTGAAGAACACCTTTGGAGACCAGCACAGTTATCTTGCCCGGCTCGATGGCGATGCGCCATGGCGGCACTGTGCCGGCAAGCTTCTCCATGTTTCCCCATTCTTCGGTATGGACTGCCGCTACAGGTTCAGTCTCAGCGTGCCGGGCGAACGCTTCGCCATCGCGATCGAGCAGGAAGACTGCGCGGGTGCCCTGTTGCTTACGGCTACGATGAACGGCCGCGGTGTCGCAATGACCGATCGAGCTCTCGCTGCTGCGTTGTTGACCCTGCCGTTCGTGACCGTGAAGACCATTGCCGCGATCCATTGGGAAGCGTTGAAGCTCTGGCGCAAGGGAGCACGTTTCCACGCGCGCCCAGCTCCGCCTGATCCGCCTGTATCCGCCGCCGCCTAA
- a CDS encoding GNAT family N-acetyltransferase, whose amino-acid sequence MIAGRTSRIGLEQCFVALGDGVPVGTASLAAEDADSCPDLTPWLASVFVVPDRRGRGYGRVLVAAVECAARLGGFSMIWLFTDKAAGLCASLGWCPAGSVKDHGRRYLLIAARPRPSCRVARFQWHVIVGCLSCGARACRANVRRSLLERSGQD is encoded by the coding sequence ATGATAGCCGGGCGCACGTCCCGTATTGGCCTCGAGCAATGTTTTGTCGCTCTTGGGGATGGCGTGCCGGTCGGCACAGCAAGCCTCGCAGCGGAGGATGCCGACAGCTGCCCCGATCTCACACCGTGGCTCGCCTCGGTCTTCGTCGTTCCTGACAGACGCGGTCGCGGCTACGGCAGGGTGCTTGTCGCCGCCGTCGAATGCGCCGCCCGGCTAGGGGGCTTCTCCATGATCTGGCTGTTCACCGACAAGGCGGCGGGCCTGTGTGCATCGCTTGGGTGGTGTCCTGCGGGGAGCGTAAAGGACCATGGCCGACGCTACCTGCTGATTGCGGCGCGACCTCGGCCGTCCTGCCGTGTCGCGCGCTTCCAGTGGCACGTGATCGTCGGCTGTCTCTCCTGCGGCGCAAGGGCATGCCGAGCGAATGTGCGCCGCAGCCTGCTCGAACGGAGTGGTCAGGACTGA
- a CDS encoding SAM-dependent methyltransferase — translation MHGLGTSLTTHHTLRQDRRFRLALRLAGLVRAGHLKLTLPDGSVHCFGGHGPGPCAEVILHSPRAIRRFALGGSLGWAEAYLDGDWSSPDLRAVMGLAVANEEEWDAVLRGNALVRLVSRILHALRPNTRRGARRNIAAHYDLGNEFYAAWLDPSMTYSSAEFAASNETLEEAQARKVRNLLAAIDLRPGHSLLEIGCGWGYLAETAARDFGARVVALTLSREQHAYAMARISKAGLADRVEIRLQDWRDVKERFDRVASVEMFEAVGEAYWAPFFAALRDRLTPGGRAGLQIITIADRYFETYRRSADFIQRYVFPGGMLPSPARLREETSRAGLIWQSEAWFGQSYAETLRQWNARFQDAWPRLAPLGYGERFKRLWEYYLCYCETGFRAGWTDVGRFVLARP, via the coding sequence ATGCACGGCCTCGGAACCAGCCTCACCACCCATCACACTCTGCGACAGGACAGGCGCTTCCGCCTCGCGCTTCGGCTTGCGGGCCTTGTCAGGGCAGGTCATCTCAAGCTCACACTCCCCGATGGCTCCGTCCATTGTTTCGGCGGCCACGGTCCTGGTCCCTGCGCCGAGGTGATCCTCCACTCGCCGCGCGCGATCAGACGATTTGCGCTTGGCGGGAGCCTCGGCTGGGCTGAGGCTTACCTGGACGGTGACTGGTCCTCTCCCGATCTCAGGGCAGTGATGGGGTTGGCGGTAGCGAACGAGGAAGAGTGGGATGCTGTACTGCGCGGCAACGCCCTCGTCCGCCTGGTGTCGCGAATTCTCCACGCGCTCCGCCCAAACACGCGCCGCGGCGCGCGACGGAACATCGCTGCGCACTATGACCTTGGCAACGAGTTCTATGCCGCGTGGCTCGACCCGTCGATGACGTACTCGTCGGCCGAGTTTGCTGCCTCGAATGAAACGCTCGAAGAGGCCCAGGCTCGCAAGGTGCGTAACCTGCTCGCCGCAATCGATCTTCGCCCGGGGCACAGCCTGCTCGAGATCGGCTGCGGCTGGGGTTATCTCGCGGAGACGGCGGCACGCGATTTCGGTGCGCGTGTCGTCGCGCTCACGCTTTCGCGCGAGCAGCATGCCTACGCGATGGCGCGCATTTCCAAGGCAGGTCTCGCCGATCGCGTCGAGATCAGGCTTCAGGACTGGCGCGACGTGAAAGAGCGCTTTGACCGGGTCGCCTCGGTCGAGATGTTCGAGGCGGTCGGCGAAGCCTACTGGGCGCCGTTCTTCGCTGCGCTCCGTGATCGCCTCACTCCCGGCGGCCGCGCCGGCCTGCAGATCATCACGATCGCAGACAGGTATTTCGAAACGTATCGCCGCTCGGCTGACTTCATCCAGCGCTACGTCTTCCCCGGTGGTATGCTGCCCTCGCCGGCGCGACTGCGCGAGGAGACGAGCCGAGCCGGCCTCATATGGCAGTCGGAGGCGTGGTTTGGTCAGTCCTACGCCGAAACGCTCCGTCAGTGGAATGCGCGTTTCCAGGACGCTTGGCCACGCCTCGCGCCGCTCGGCTACGGCGAGCGCTTCAAGCGCCTTTGGGAATATTATCTCTGCTACTGCGAGACAGGCTTCCGCGCCGGCTGGACCGATGTCGGCCGATTCGTGCTCGCCCGCCCCTGA
- a CDS encoding transposase has protein sequence MGLSGAPAAGPLAPGQRWSVARKRAVVLRLIAGEPVELVSREIGVPVFKLERWRERAEAALEGALKEREADGEGPELAAALRRIGELSMEVDLLRAKMGQSPGPLARKRWR, from the coding sequence ATGGGGCTGAGCGGCGCGCCGGCGGCGGGGCCGCTCGCTCCGGGGCAGCGCTGGAGCGTGGCGCGCAAGCGCGCGGTGGTGCTGCGCCTGATCGCGGGCGAGCCGGTGGAGCTTGTGTCGCGCGAGATCGGCGTGCCGGTGTTCAAGCTCGAGCGCTGGCGCGAGCGAGCCGAGGCCGCGCTGGAAGGGGCGCTCAAGGAGCGCGAGGCCGACGGCGAGGGCCCCGAGCTGGCCGCCGCGCTGCGTCGGATCGGCGAGCTCAGCATGGAGGTCGACCTCCTGCGCGCGAAGATGGGCCAGTCCCCCGGCCCTTTGGCCCGGAAGCGGTGGCGGTGA
- a CDS encoding IS5 family transposase, producing the protein MGQRRIGQVSLAEALLPAGAGSNRRLERIAGLIDWAPMEHLLAALRAPTGRPGYPPLALFRALLLAQWYQLSDPCLEEALADRLSFCRFCGFGLDDGTPDETTLCRFRSALAERGLAEALFAELNRQLDARGLVLKAGTLIDATLVEAAVARPLQSKGEVSTKDPEAGFTRRGQRSFFGFKAHVAVDLGSDLIRDAVLTGADIGDSLAADGLVQGDEAAVFMDKAYDSAARREALAEAGIAAGIMPRGHARRPLTAWQRWMNVALAPIRSQVERAFGTLKRSYGWRRVRYRGLLRNGAHLHLLCTAMNLRRAKRLIA; encoded by the coding sequence ATGGGTCAGCGTCGGATTGGCCAGGTCAGCTTGGCGGAGGCGCTGCTGCCGGCGGGGGCTGGATCGAACCGCCGTCTGGAAAGGATCGCCGGCCTGATCGACTGGGCGCCGATGGAGCACCTGCTCGCCGCGCTGCGCGCACCCACCGGCCGGCCCGGCTATCCGCCGCTGGCGCTCTTTCGGGCGCTGCTGCTGGCGCAGTGGTACCAACTCTCCGATCCCTGCCTTGAGGAGGCGCTGGCCGACCGGCTGTCCTTCTGCCGCTTCTGCGGCTTCGGCCTGGATGACGGCACGCCGGACGAGACCACGCTCTGCCGCTTCCGCAGCGCACTTGCCGAGCGAGGCCTGGCCGAGGCCCTATTCGCCGAATTGAACCGCCAACTCGACGCCCGTGGCCTGGTGCTGAAGGCTGGTACGCTGATCGACGCGACGCTCGTCGAGGCCGCGGTCGCCCGTCCGCTGCAGAGCAAGGGCGAGGTCTCCACCAAGGACCCGGAGGCCGGCTTCACGCGGCGCGGTCAGCGCAGCTTCTTTGGCTTCAAGGCGCATGTCGCGGTCGATCTCGGCTCGGACCTGATCCGCGACGCCGTGCTGACAGGCGCCGATATCGGCGACAGCCTGGCCGCGGATGGGCTGGTGCAGGGCGACGAGGCCGCGGTGTTCATGGACAAGGCCTATGACAGCGCCGCCCGACGTGAGGCGCTGGCCGAAGCCGGGATCGCCGCCGGCATCATGCCTCGCGGTCATGCGCGCCGCCCGCTCACCGCCTGGCAGCGCTGGATGAACGTGGCCCTGGCGCCGATCCGCAGCCAGGTCGAGCGCGCCTTCGGCACGCTCAAGCGAAGCTACGGCTGGCGCCGCGTCCGCTACCGCGGCCTGCTGCGCAACGGCGCCCATCTGCACCTGCTCTGCACGGCGATGAACCTCCGTCGCGCCAAACGCCTCATCGCCTGA
- a CDS encoding metallophosphoesterase, translating to MRLTLSARFSGVRVVGDVHGEAEAFRAAIEGAEAERLFIVQLGDLTDHGPDSPGVLEAMFALIDQGTGLFLLGNHDRKLRRALLGAATPAANDGLGTTLAQLARHHNAAAICCRAVEEIARAPAWVIWGRRTLFVHGGFHPSMLLHPSPPNAGSRRPEGAVARAIYGQTVRGALIEDGYPLRLLDWVDTIPEGFTVYCGHDNRSSDGRPHIRFGRAGGRAVFMDTGAGKGGHLSWIDLRSENGDTGSWQG from the coding sequence ATGAGGCTCACACTTTCTGCCCGCTTCAGCGGCGTGCGCGTTGTCGGCGACGTCCATGGCGAAGCGGAAGCGTTCCGTGCGGCGATCGAGGGTGCGGAGGCTGAAAGGCTCTTCATTGTGCAGCTCGGCGACCTGACTGATCACGGGCCCGACAGCCCAGGCGTTCTCGAGGCAATGTTCGCTCTGATCGATCAAGGTACCGGGCTATTCCTTCTTGGGAACCATGACCGAAAGCTTCGGCGCGCCCTCCTTGGCGCCGCAACGCCGGCGGCGAATGACGGGCTTGGAACCACTCTCGCCCAGCTCGCCCGTCACCACAACGCCGCAGCGATCTGCTGCAGGGCGGTCGAGGAGATCGCCCGCGCTCCCGCCTGGGTCATCTGGGGCAGGCGAACACTCTTCGTACATGGAGGGTTCCACCCATCGATGCTCCTCCACCCTTCGCCGCCCAACGCCGGGTCGAGGCGCCCCGAGGGAGCCGTTGCCCGCGCGATCTATGGCCAAACCGTTCGGGGTGCTTTGATCGAAGACGGGTACCCTCTGCGCCTGCTCGACTGGGTGGACACGATCCCCGAGGGCTTCACGGTCTATTGTGGCCACGACAATCGCAGCAGCGACGGCCGACCCCATATCCGGTTCGGACGCGCGGGCGGGAGGGCTGTGTTCATGGACACAGGCGCCGGCAAGGGAGGACACCTCTCCTGGATCGACCTCAGAAGCGAGAACGGGGACACGGGATCATGGCAAGGCTGA
- a CDS encoding integrase core domain-containing protein gives MLHGRGLPEPDTSLGHDPELCLRRQPQTNGVVERFFRTLKEQVVHGRVFETLEDLRDAVRAFIARYNAQWLIEKNGHLSPHARRRQHELAAMPMAA, from the coding sequence CTGCTTCATGGCCGAGGACTTCCAGAACCAGACACGAGCCTAGGGCATGACCCCGAGCTTTGCCTTCGTAGGCAGCCCCAGACCAACGGCGTCGTCGAGCGGTTCTTCCGCACACTCAAGGAGCAGGTCGTCCACGGCCGCGTCTTCGAGACCCTCGAAGACCTCCGCGACGCCGTCCGAGCCTTCATCGCCCGCTACAACGCCCAATGGCTGATCGAGAAAAACGGCCACCTCAGCCCACACGCACGACGCCGCCAACACGAGCTTGCGGCCATGCCCATGGCCGCGTAA